A part of Aspergillus flavus chromosome 5, complete sequence genomic DNA contains:
- a CDS encoding cytokinesis protein sepA, whose protein sequence is MPTITSSPDKSRQTSAGKSFFGRKLHKEKPVEDRYDGSGSFENLAPPGSSAGSRSSRHSKRSSVQSVDYPHDIDPSGLSMTAGVITSIPFESLPADTKTPIPIEYLSKPEPSRKEQTSSHPSPNHLAKGASDFHQYPAWNPSSVRDNNTYSHPTGPRPPPHASNLTMTGSNTGDKGARYQQWGRPGSSAANTGFSHNSSSTVDSSSNSRISFDQASVHSSLSSNTRGSSYFSSDGSSRTLTTHSADRSTYFPGGNPNRLSTQSNWQPPPAAQPRPPPINTEQYLARPRDDRVVDQLFLELMQKRGWQNLPEQAKRQMLAYPASKKWTLVHQDRLTELQGEQKRRQNARQTHGHDGPAGILERADEEGSPEWYVKKVMDDSITSKQLASLSVSLRTQPISWVKAFVEAQGQIALTNVLLKINRRKASGPVPAPPTGDKDLDHEYNIVKCLKALMNNKYGADDALAHQQVIIALVSSLLSPRLNTRKLVSEVLTFLCHWAEGHGHQKVLQAMDHVKNHQGETGRFDAWMRIVEVTIDGRGKMGSLVGASEEYRSGGIGMENLLMEYAVSTMLLINMLVDAGENDLQLRCHIRAQFISCGIKRLLTKMEGFQYEVIDKQIERFRENEAIDYEDLLQRESSSMKDSIEGEVKDMSDPLQITDAIATKIQGTRAHDYFLSAMQHLLLIRENSGEDGLRMYQLVDAMLSYVAMDRRLPDLDLRQGLTFTVQSLLDRLHTDAEARRAYDESLEARQIAEAAIAERDEMKAQIELGADGLVKKLQKQIDEQTGIIELQSRQNEMIKAEVADLQRLRAQELQRNELETRELYLMLRDAQDIAASNAKKNNMAETDPSHMRGILDREKLLERLEMQLERTKTQFKLEGKVWGQHGPSDRLRELREQMDGEPEPSDDFQEHARRNLDSNALGSVYRKRSLVSGGDDTAGEGLEQTTNEDGEIVYEKARLVDIQRPRMNPAQATGLLGEITAKVPKIGAEEGETKAAVDESPFPEAETPAIRVDEPKGESTDEKVNSTAVAGPPPPPPPPPPPPPGMGVGVPPPPPPPPPPPPPPPGSATGVPPPPPPPPPPPGMGAGIPPPPPPPPPPGAAGKMPPPPPPPPSGASFGAPPPPPPPGASVGGWRANYMASQAVPSKSTVFLPSIRPKKKLKALHWEKVDAPQVTVWASHALTPQAKEEKYTELAKKGVLDEVERLFMAKETKIFGGSAAAKQRKDKKQLISNELSKNLQIAMAKFSQYPADDVVRMVIHCDADILDNQVVMDFLQRDELCTIPENISKQMAPYSRDWTGPNAASSEREQDPAELTREDQIYLYTAFELNHYWKARMRALALTRSYEPDYEHISAKLQQVVKVSESLRDSVALMNVLGLILDIGNFMNDANKQAQGFKLSSLARLGMVKDDKNETTFADLVERIVRNQYPEWEGFVDDINGVVALQKLNVDQLRTDAKKYIDNIKNVQASLDAGNLSDPKKFHPQDRVSQVVQRSMKDARRKAEQMQLYLDEMIKSYDDIMVFYGEDNTDEGARRDFFAKLAAFLLEWKKSKEKNISLEEARRRTEASLARKRNNAALANNAGSGETSQLPASSGAMDSLLEKLRAAAPQARDQRDRRRRARLKERHQIRVASGQRMPDLPGAEGAEGGGINDGNEVSDNVANGDSTIYALSTASGRAAIAVVRVSGPGCVRIYQALCPKAALPRPRFAAVRTLFDPTREPSSSSALDAGALVLYFPAPNTVTGEDVLELHLHGGPAIVKSVLTAISRVSQPDSLVRYAEPGEFTRRAFMNNRLDLPQIEALGDTLSADTEQQRRLAVRGASDALSRRYEQWRQQLLYARGELEALIDFAEDQHFDESSDELVLSVAAQVQALRVQVGFHIQNASKGELLRHGIKIALLGAPNAGKSSLLNQIVGKEAAIVSTEEGTTRDIVDVGVDLSGWYCKLGDMAGIRSEPVNGKESVVIGAVEKEGIRRAKARALESDVVIVVLSLERGAFDDIPYQLSIEQEVVEAVNDCLAADKCIVIAINKCDRLPLDVHNSQFLPEQLLASVSDLFPTVPQKRIFGISCREAQLESALERKDPGHLQEFLRGLISTFEEIASPSGIEGDANGDYNLSYWEDSLGVTHRQSSNLQRCLQHLDDFLAQTSRKHAPSMLGHEHEQQPIEMEIDIVTAAEHLRFAADALAKITGKGESGDVEDVLGVVFEKFCVGK, encoded by the exons ATGCCAACCATCACGTCCTCACCCGACAAATCAAGACAAACCTCGGCTGGCAAATCGTTCTTTGGGAGGAAGCTGCATAAGGAAAAGCCAGTAGAAGATCGATATGACGGGAGCGGATCATTCGAAAACCTGGCGCCTCCTGGGAGTTCAGCTGGCTCTCGATCGTCCCGACACTCCAAAAGATCATCTGTTCAGTCTGTGGATTATCCACATGATATTGACCCCTCTGGACTGTCAATGACCGCCGGTGTCATCACGTCTATCCCTTTCGAAAGTCTACCCGCCGATACCAAGACGCCCATCCCAATCGAGTACCTATCTAAGCCCGAGCCATCGCGAAAAGAGCAAACGTCTAGTCATCCGTCGCCCAATCACTTGGCCAAAGGGGCCAGTGACTTCCATCAATACCCTGCGTGGAACCCCTCTTCCGTCCGAGATAACAATACATACTCACATCCTACTGGTCCTCGTCCACCGCCGCATGCCTCGAATTTAACAATGACTGGAAGTAATACGGGGGATAAAGGTGCCCGGTACCAACAATGGGGGCGACCAGGAAGTTCAGCCGCCAATACAGGATTCAGTCACAACTCTTCATCGACGGTTGACTCCTCATCTAATTCACGTATATCTTTCGATCAGGCTAGCGTTCATTCCTCGCTTTCTTCGAACACCCGCGGGTCTAGCTATTTCTCGTCTGATGGATCATCGCGTACGCTTACGACGCATTCGGCTGATCGAAGTACCTATTTCCCGGGTGGCAACCCAAACCGACTTTCAACTCAGTCGAACTGGCAGCCACCGCCGGCTGCACAGCCGAGACCTCCTCCAATCAACACAGAACAATATCTCGCTCGACCGAGGGATGATCGTGTTGTCGACCAGTTATTCTTGGAATTGATGCAGAAGCGAGGTTGGCAGAACCTCCCGGAACAGGCGAAGAGACAGATGCTCGCATATCCGGCTTCTAAGAAGTGGACACTTGTTCACCAAGACAGGTTGACAGAATTGCAAGGGGAACAAAAGCGCAGGCAGAATGCACGCCAGACACACGGTCATGACGGCCCAGCCGGTATTCTTGAGCGAGCAGATGAGGAGGGAAGCCCAGAATGGTACGTCAAGAAAGTCATGGATGACTCTATTACATCCAAGCAGCTGGCTAGCTTAAGTGTTAGCCTGAGGACACAACCGATCAGCTGGGTGAAAGCCTTTGTCGAGGCACAGGGTCAAATAGCTCTCACGAATGTTCTCTTGAAGATCAACCGCCGCAAGGCTTCAGGTCCTGTCCCCGCCCCTCCAACGGGCGATAAGGATTTAGATCACGAATATAATATCGTCAAGTGTCTGAAAGCGTTGATGAACAACAAGTATGGTGCGGATGATGCTCTAGCTCACCAGCAGGTCATTATAGCTCTTGTGAGCTCGTTACTCTCTCCTCGGCTTAATACTAGGAAACTAGTCAGCGAGGTTCTGACTTTCCTATGTCACTGGGCCGAAGGACATGGCCACCAGAAGGTCCTCCAAGCCATGGATCATGTCAAGAATCATCAGGGCGAAACCGGGCGTTTCGATGCCTGGATGCGGATAGTTGAAGTAACAATCGATGGTCGTGGAAAAATGGGTAGTCTAGTAGGTGCTAGCGAAGAATATCGCAGCGGTGGCATCGGAATGGAAAACCTTCTTATGGAGTATGCCGTTTCCACCATGCTTCTTATTAACATGTTGGTGGATGCGGGGGAGAATGACTTGCAATTGCGATGCCATATCCGGGCTCAGTTCATCTCTTGTGGAATCAAACGTCTTTTGACAAAGATGGAGGGCTTCCAGTATGAGGTCATCGACAAACAGATAGAGCGTTTCCGGGAGAATGAGGCCATTGACTACGAAGACCTTCTGCAGCGGGAGAGCAGCAGTATGAAAGATAGCATCGAGGGTGAAGTGAAGGATATGAGTGACCCGCTGCAAATTACCGATGCTATTGCAACTAAAATCCAGGGGACTCGAGCTCACGATTATTTTCTCTCTGCTATGCAACATCTACTCTTAATTCGTGAGAACTCTGGTGAAGATGGTTTACGCATGTATCAGCTTGTAGATGCTATGCTTAGTTACGTTGCTATGGATCGGAGACTTCCTGATCTCGATCTCCGACAGGGATTGACTTTTACCGTGCAGAGTCTTCTAGATCGGCTTCATACAGATGCAGAAGCGAGACGGGCATATGATGAATCTCTAGAGGCCCGTCAAATTGCGGAGGCTGCAATCGCTGAACGGGATGAGATGAAGGCACAGATTGAGCTAGGCGCGGATGGCTTGGTTAAGAAACTACAGAAACAGATTGATGAGCAAACAGGCATCATTGAGCTTCAGTCGAGGCAAAACGAGATGATTAAAGCTGAGGTCGCCGATCTCCAAAGGCTTCGGGCCCAAGAGCTTCAGCGCAATGAGTTGGAGACCCGCGAGCTTTATTTGATGCTTCGGGATGCTCAGGATATAGCTGCATCAAATGCTAAGAAGAACAACATGGCTGAGACAGATCCTTCGCATATGAGAGGTATCTTAGATCGTGAAAAACTCTTGGAGAGGCTGGAAATGCAACTCGAAAGGACGAAAACACAGTTCAAGTTAGAAGGCAAAGTCTGGGGGCAACACGGCCCCTCAGATCGGTTACGAGAGTTACGGGAGCAAATGGATGGTGAACCTGAACCCAGCGATGACTTCCAGGAACATGCGCGTCGAAATCTAGATAGCAACGCCCTAGGGTCTGTTTATCGAAAACGGAGCCTTGTTTCGGGAGGAGATGACACCGCTGGTGAGGGTCTGGAGCAGACCACCAACGAAGATGGTGAGATTGTGTATGAGAAAGCACGTCTTGTGGACATCCAGCGACCTCGGATGAACCCTGCTCAGGCTACTGGCCTTCTCGGCGAGATTACGGCGAAGGTTCCTAAGATTGGCGCCGAAGAGGGCGAAACGAAGGCGGCTGTTGACGAATCGCCTTTCCCTGAAGCAGAGACCCCGGCCATCAGAGTGGACGAGCCGAAAGGGGAGAGCACGGATGAAAAGGTCAATTCAACTGCTGTTGCTGgccctccccctcccccgccacctcctccacccccaccTCCAGGGATGGGGGTAGGTgtccctcctcctcctcctccgccgccgccaccgccgccCCCTCCCCCAGGCTCAGCAACAGGTGtgcctcctccccctccgccaccacctccaccccCAGGGATGGGGGCAGGGATtccccctccgcctcccccCCCGCCTCCTCCTGGTGCCGCTGGCAAAatgcctcctcctcctccgcctccacCCTCCGGCGCTTCATTTGGCGCTCCTCcgccaccacctccacctgGTGCTTCAGttggaggatggagagcaaATTACATGGCTTCCCAGGCCGTTCCCTCCAAATCAACGGTCTTCTTGCCATCAATCAGACCTAAAAAGAAGCTCAAAGCACTTCATTGGGAGAAGGTTGATGCTCCTCAGGTGACTGTATGGGCATCTCATGCACTAACTCCCCaggcgaaggaggagaagtATACCGAACTTGCCAAAAAGGGTGTATTGGATGAAGTTGAGAGGTTATTCATGGCGAAGGAGACCAAGATTTTTGGAGGCAGTGCGGCAGCCAAGCAGCGCAAAGACAAGAAGCAACTTATCTCTAATGAATTGTCTAAGAATTTGCAGATTGCCATGGCAAAATTCTCCCAATACCCTGCAGATGACGTTGTGCGGATGGTTATTCACTGTGACGCGGATATCCTTGACAACCAGGTTGTCATGGATTTCCTGCAACGTGATGAGCTCTGCACAATACCCGAAAACATATCGAAGCAGATGGCACCTTACAGCAGGGATTGGACAGGTCCGAATGCTGCTAGCTCTGAGCGGGAACAAGACCCGGCCGAGCTTACGCGTGAAGATCaaatttatctatatactgCTTTCGAACTGAACCACTATTGGAAGGCGAGAATGCGTGCCCTTGCGTTGACCCGCTCCTATGAGCCAGACTACGAACATATATCCGCTAAGCTTCAGCAAGTTGTGAAAGTGAGCGAATCGCTGAGGGATTCTGTAGCTCTGATGAATGTGCTTGGCCTGATCTTAGACATCGGAAATTTCATGAACGATGCTAATAAGCAAGCTCAAGGTTTCAAACTGAGCTCGCTCGCTCGATTGGGTATGGTAAAAGATGACAAGAATGAAACTACTTTTGCAGATCTTGTCGAGCGGATCGTTCGCAATCAATATCCAGAATGGGAAGGGTTCGTTGATGACATCAATGGTGTCGTCGCCCTGCAGAAACTTAATGTCGATCAGTTGCGGACAGACGCTAAGAAGTACATTGACAATATTAAGAATGTACAGGCGAGTCTAGACGCTGGTAATTTAAGCGATCCTAAGAAATTTCACCCACAAGACCGCGTCAGCCAAGTCGTTCAAAGGAGTATGAAGGATGCTAGGCGCAAGGCTGAGCAAATGCAGCTCTATCTTGATGAGATGATTAAGTCGTACGATGACATTATGGTCTTCTACGGCGAAGACAACACGGATGAGGGCGCTCGACGAGACTTCTTTGCCAAGTTGGCTGCTTTCTTGCTTGAATGGAAG aaatccaaagaaaagaatatatcgCTGGAGGAGGCTAGAAGGCGTACAGAAGCATCACTTGCTCGCAAACGTAATAATGCTGCTCTTGCAAACAATGCTGGCTCAGGTGAAACGTCACAACTGCCTGCCTCAAGCGGGGCCATGGATTCTCTTTTGGAGAAGCTACGAGCTGCAGCTCCTCAGGCTAGGGATCAGCGTGACCGTCGGCGTCGTGCTAGATTGAAGGAGCGACATCAAATCCGCGTGGCTTCGGGCCAAAGGATGCCGGACCTACCTGGAGCTGAAGGCGCAGAAGGTGGCGGAATCAATGATGGGAACGAAGTCAGTGACAATGTTGCCA ATGGGGACTCTACCATCTACGCCCTTTCGACTGCATCTGGCCGAGCTGCTATTGCGGTTGTGCGGGTATCAGGTCCGGGATGTGTGCGG ATATATCAAGCGCTATGTCCAAAAGCGGCGCTTCCCCGACCGCGCTTTGCAGCTGTACGGACTTTATTTGACCCTACGCGTGAAccttccagcagcagcgccCTTGATGCAGGAGCCCTCGTGCTGTATTTCCCAGCCCCCAACACAGTTACCGGGGAGGACGTTCTTGAGTTACACCTTCACGGTGGGCCAGCGATTGTTAAGTCTGTCCTTACAGCTATCTCCCGCGTGAGTCAACCAGACTCGCTCGTTCGTTACGCCGAACCCGGCGAATTCACCCGTCGTGCCTTCATGAACAACCGACTGGACCTGCCGCAGATAGAAGCCCTCGGCGATACATTGTCTGCGGACACAGAACAGCAGCGTCGCCTGGCTGTCAGAGGTGCTAGTGATGCGCTATCTAGGCGATATGAGCAGTGGCGGCAGCAACTACTCTATGCTCGTGGGGAACTTGAAGCGCTGATCGATTTCGCTGAAGACCAGCATTTTGACGAGTCTTCTGATGAGCTGGTACTCTCAGTGGCGGCGCAAGTGCAGGCACTGCGGGTCCAAGTCGGGTTCCATATCCAGAACGCCTCCAAAGGGGAGCTGTTACGTCATGGAATCAAGATTGCTTTGCTCGGGGCGCCCAACGCGGGTAAGAGTTCTTTATTGAACCAGATCGTAGGGAAGGAGGCTGCTATTGTTAGCACCGAAGAAGGAACCACCCGTGATATCGTGGATGTTGGAGTCGACCTGAGCGGATGGTACTGCAAGCTTGGCGATATGGCCGGAATCCGTTCCGAGCCTGTTAATGGGAAAGAATCAGTTGTGATCGGGGCTGTTGAAAAAGAAGGTATTCGGCGCGCCAAAGCTCGCGCTCTGGAATCCGACGTTGTTATTGTGGTCTTGTCTCTGGAGAGAGGCGCCTTTGATGACATACCGTATCAGCTATCAATTGAGCAAGAAGTAGTCGAGGCGGTCAATGACTGTCTTGCAGCTGACAAGTGCATTGTTATTGCAATCAATAAATGCGACCGGCTGCCCTTGGATGTCCACAATAGCCAATTTTTACCAGAGCAGTTACTCGCCTCAGTGAGTGATCTATTTCCGACTGTGCCGCAGAAGCGCATCTTCGGCATCTCTTGTCGTGAGGCGCAACTGGAATCCGCACTGGAGCGGAAAGACCCGGGCCATCTACAAGAGTTCCTCCGGGGGCTTATCTCTACTTTCGAAGAAATTGCGTCTCCATCCGGTATCGAAGGTGATGCGAACGGAGACTATAATCTATCATATTGGGAAGATTCTCTAGGAGTGACGCATCGACAGAGTTCTAATCTACAAAGATGCCTGCAACACTTGGATGATTTCCTGGCCCAAACTTCCAGAAAACATGCGCCGTCAATGTTAGGTCATGAACATGAGCAGCAGCCTATTGAGATGGAAATAGATATCGTGACAGCCGCCGAGCACCTGCGCTTTGCGGCCGATGCGTTGGCGAAAATAACCGGAAAGGGCGAGAGCGGCGACGTGGAGGACGTTTTGGGGGTCGTGTTTGAGAA ATTCTGCGTTGGGAAGTGA
- a CDS encoding ankyrin repeat protein: MDPGSIFGVISGAVQLVQVITQTAAGLATLREKFSHADLTIRSLIGELVTIKSAITQLDEWARYNTRDTAEENEYDEGLFVALDGCRAVMDVLSDQVAALTRGNDTQFGIGTRVKILWNEDIMRAHQDRLHAQVLALQLLVQACQCRSTSEQVELLRKAENRQIIQKVASDTATLRSSSSYAASRADSSSLSYRQSSSGDTIFDFDRRLLSSPPYRRVLHRSWSRTESQSTASNGNESRSTDEGYGSGSVNRPNMPRASSLVLPVLPYDTIRPGHGHSKSVSFRPSNVQPNSTQFQRWQSDSTSSSPISRSSSSKREKIRAAFRQLGRSKSVAQAPIRALTGGSTAARRINGRDMHTSIDLTTPEGAAAPLIVKTAQSGSRSDVERLIESCHDIEACHVNTRRNALLVASHCGNEEIVELLLQRNARLNVTDKSGSTALHLAASRGHCEVLKLLLLEGSDTEALNTRGRTALWLAAERGQLEAANILIAGLAKVNTRAENQMTPLHTAAKGGHEAVVEFLVLNGADLEARDGTMMTALHHACEEGHLGVVELLLNHKANIDAVGSDNRTPFICAAAMGRLQVTQALLKRKASTRQVDDASMTALHWASYNGHTEIVDLLSQKKDILAMTNIAGRSALHLAVLNSKFAVVELLLRKRAPMETQCHSGFAPLHYACITKTDYTGIVKLLLISGANIEVQTKDQQRPIHLAAARGSIALLNLLCDKGASLIARDAIGDRALCAACRYGHTAAVQCLLDRDSPLSLPYDDKLQEDSPLCLAAIGGHLPIVTLLLQRGASVLKRDEQGWQPYHHAAHYGHVDVLRLLLSCSPTGWVMEGAGEGFTTERIGFSPSANISEEKKNEIQDLLSESRRRPVATTQSSPPRIPPFMGDVTLSTLPIRGQNRPSGLAGDQYGPSIGQAPVIQELPGTLEQGLPASRSATPEQMRRDMRPGRDSDTLLQALPEQHIATPHTRYLQDIAERPQNVVSTYHLQNGVNSAAVGGSALSDLPPGTVYHLLEEWSQPRSTASPVSMINDPVLEASPAVKLVRGVSNERPGRESDAESISSVYTAPEGVV, translated from the exons ATGGATCCAGGTTCTATATTTGGCGTGATTTCTGGCGCAGTTCAGCTAGTGCAGGTCATCACACAGACCGCTGCGGGGTTGGCGACGTTGCGCGAGAAGTTCAGCCACGCAGATCTCACAATTCGGTCACTCATTGGAGAGTTGGTGACCATCAAGTCTGCCATTACACAGCTAGATGAGTGGGCAAGATACAATACTCGCGACACAGCTGAAGAAAATGAATATGACGAGGGCCTCTTTGTTGCGCTGGATGGCTGTCGGGCCGTCATGGACGTCTTGTCCGATCAGGTCGCTGCCCTCACCAGGGGCAATGACACACAGTTTGGGATAGGTACTCGTGTAAAAATTTTATGGAATGAGGACATAATGCGAGCCCATCAGGACAGGTTACACGCTCAGGTTCTCGCGCTACAACTCTTGGTGCAGGCCTGTCAATG TCGATCGACGTCTGAGCAAGTCGAACTACTTCGCAAAGCGGAGAACCGTCAAATCATCCAGAAGGTTGCCAGTGACACAGCGACACTTCGGTCCTCAAGCAGCTACGCAGCCTCCCGCGCCGATAGCTCCAGCCTGAGTTATCGCCAATCTTCGTCCGGAGATACTATCTTTGACTTCGATCGAAGACTACTTTCCTCTCCCCCTTATCGTCGTGTACTCCATCGTTCATGGTCAAGAACGGAATCACAATCTACTGCTAGTAATGGCAACGAAAGCCGGAGTACCGATGAAGGCTACGGCAGCGGTTCGGTGAACAGACCAAATATGCCACGGGCAAGCAGTCTTGTACTGCCAGTTCTACCATATGACACAATCCGCCCGGGACATGGCCATAGTAAGAGTGTATCTTTCAGACCCTCTAACGTTCAGCCGAATTCAACACAATTCCAGAGATGGCAATCAGACTCCACGTCCTCTTCCCCCATCAGCCGCTCTTCGAGCTCCAAGCGGGAAAAGATTCGTGCAGCATTCCGGCAACTAGGTCGCTCTAAGTCGGTGGCTCAAGCTCCCATACGAGCCCTAACAGGCGGGTCAACGGCAGCACGGCGGATCAATGGACGAGATATGCATACCAGCATCGACCTTACAACACCCGAGGGAGCCGCTGCACCACTTATTGTCAAGACAGCCCAGTCAGGCTCTCGTTCGGATGTTGAGAGGCTTATAGAAAGTTGCCATGATATTGAAGCCTGCCACGTAAATACTCGAAGAAATGCATTACTGGTGGCATCGCACTGTGGGAACGAAGAAATCGTTGAATTGCTCCTTCAAAGAAACGCTCGGCTGAATGTCACCGATAAGTCAGGGTCGACTGCCCTGCACCTTGCTGCCTCTCGCGGTCACTGTGAGGTTCTCAAATTGCTTCTTTTGGAAGGCAGCGACACGGAAGCCCTAAATACTAGGGGCAGAACTGCGCTCTGGCTTGCAGCAGAACGTGGACAACTTGAAGCCGCAAACATCTTGATTGCTGGTCTAGCTAAGGTTAACACGCGCGCTGAAAACCAAATGACTCCGCTGCATACTGCCGCAAAGGGGGGCCATGAAGCTGTTGTTGAATTTTTGGTTTTGAATGGCGCCGACTTGGAAGCCAGAGATGGAACGATGATGACAGCACTGCACCACGCCTGCGAAGAAGGTCACTTAGGCGTggttgagcttcttcttAACCACAAGGCGAACATCGATGCGGTTGGAAGTGATAACAGGACGCCCTTTATCTGTGCCGCGGCGATGGGCCGGTTGCAGGTGACACAGGCTCTGCtaaagagaaaagcatcCACTAGACAGGTCGATGATGCTTCCATGACAGCGTTGCACTGGGCTTCTTACAATGGACACACAGAAATTGTGGACCTTCTGAGtcagaagaaagacattcTAGCTATGACCAACATTGCCGGTCGGTCAGCTCTGCACTTGGCTGTCCTGAATTCTAAATTTGCCGTGGTGGAATTGCTCCTTCGCAAGCGTGCTCCAATGGAAACGCAGTGCCATTCCGGGTTTGCTCCGCTTCACTATGCTTGTATCACTAAAACTGATTATACTGGGATTGTGAAGCTCCTGCTCATCTCGGGCGCCAATATAGAAGTGCAAACGAAGGATCAACAAAGGCCAATTCATCTCGCCGCAGCTCGCGGATCTATAGCATTGCTTAACTTACTTTGCGATAAAGGCGCATCTTTGATAGCTCGAGATGCCATTGGAGACCGGGCGCTTTGTGCAGCATGTCGGTATGGGCACACAGCTGCAGTTCAATGTCTCCTAGATCGGGATTCACCTCTATCTCTACCGTACGACGATAAGTTGCAGGAAGATTCTCCTCTTTGTTTGGCCGCAATAGGAGGTCACCTGCCCATTGTAACACTTCTGCTTCAGCGTGGCGCTTCCGTCCTAAAAAGGGATGAACAGGGATGGCAGCCGTATCATCATGCAGCACATTACGGGCATGTAGATGTTTTGCGACTCTTGCTGTCCTGTAGTCCCACGGGATGGGTCATGGAGGGAGCCGGTGAGGGCTTTACGACGGAAAGGATTGGTTTTTCACCTTCTGCTAATATctccgaagaaaagaagaacgaGATACAGGACTTGTTGAGCGAGTCACGACGGCGGCCAGTGGCAACGACCCAGAGCAGTCCGCCCAGGATCCCTCCATTTATGGGTGATGTGACGCTGAGCACATTGCCGATAAGGGGACAAAATCGGCCTTCGGGGCTGGCTGGAGATCAGTATGGGCCGTCCATAGGACAAGCTCCAGTTATTCAAGAGTTGCCCGGGACACTGGAACAAGGCCTGCCCGCAAGTCGATCCGCTACCCCGGAGCAGATGCGCCGTGATATGAGGCCCGGCCGTGACTCTGACACCCTCCTGCAGGCTCTGCCAGAGCAGCACATTGCCACACCTCACACTCGGTACCTTCAAGATATAGCAGAAAGACCGCAAAATGTGGTCTCGACCTATCATTTGCAGAATGGTGTAAACTCGGCAGCGGTTGGAGGCTCAGCGTTGAGCGATTTACCTCCAGGCACTGTGTACCACCTTTTAGAGGAATGGTCCCAGCCACGCTCAACAGCATCCCCAGTGTCGATGATTAATGATCCTGTCTTGGAAGCGTCACCTGCAGTGAAACTAGTTCGAGGGGTCTCGAATGAGCGCCCAGGTAGAGAATCTGACGCAGAGTCAATATCGTCGGTATACACTGCGCCAGAAGGAGTTGTGTAG